CCGCGGCGAGAGCCTGCTGCGCGTCCTGATGCCCGACGCCGGTAAGAACAGCGCGGGTGAGGACGACGGCAGTGCGCACGAGGAACTGTACTCCGAGAAGTTCGCCTGCCCCGAGCACGGCAGCGTCCTTGAGGAACTCGAACCCCGCTCGTTCTCCTTCAACTCGCCGTACGGCGCGTGCGGCGACTGCGCGGGCCTGGGCAGCAAGCAGGAGTTCAGCGCGGACCAGATCATCGACGACAAGCTCTCCATCGCCGAGGGCGCCATCCTCCCCTGGAGCAAGAAGGGCACGGGCGGCGGCATCTACTACTGGGACAAACTGCAGGCGCTGGCCGAGCACCTGGACTTCAGCGTGAAGACCCCCTGGCGTGACCTGCCCAGGAAGGCGCAGGACGCCATCCTGCGCGGCCCTGGCGCGCCGTTCGAGGTCGTGTACCGCCGCGCGGGCAAGGAAACCATGCGCTTCATGACCGAGTTCGAGGGCGTCATCCCGAACCTGGAACGCCGCTACGCCGACACGGAAAGCGACTTCATGCGCGAGAAGCTGGAGGAACTGATGGAACTCCAGCCGTGCCCCACCTGCGGCGGCACCCGCTACAAACCCGAGATCCTCGCGGTGCGCGTGGGCGGCCTGAACATCAGTCAGGCGAGCGGCATGAGCGTCCTGGCGGCCGACACCTTCTTCCAGGAACTGCAGGGTGGCGCGCTCGACCACGCGGCCATCGAGCCGTTCCTGAAGGGACACACGGGCGGCAGCGCGAAGGCGCACGGCCCCCGCCACTACGAGTACGTGCTGAACGACTTCGGTTCGGCGGTCGCCGCGCCCATCCTGAAGGCGATCCGCACCCGCCTGAAATTCCTGGTGGACGTCGGCCTGGACTACCTGAGCCTGGACCGCACCGCGAACACCCTGAGCGGCGGGGAGGCGCAGCGCATCCGGCTGGCCACGCAGGTCGGCAGCGGGCTGACCGGCGTGCTGTACGTCCTCGACGAGCCGTCTATCGGGCTGCATCCCAAGGACAACCACCGCCTGATCGGCACGCTGAAGCACCTGCGGGACCTGGGGAACACCCTGATCGTCGTCGAGCACGACGAGGACACCATGATGGACGCCGACTACCTCGTGGACATGGGCCCCGGCGCCGGCGTGCACGGTGGGCAGGTCGTCGCGGTCGGCACGCCCGAACAGGTGAAGAAGGACAAGAACAGCCTGACCGGGAAGTACCTGCGCGGCGAACTGAAGATCGAGGTGCCCACCCACCGCCGCCGGGGCAACGGCAAGGGGCTGAAGGTCATCGGAGCGCGCGAACACAACCTCCAGAACGTGTCCATCGAGATTCCGCTGGGCACCATGACCGTCGTCACCGGCCCGTCCGGCAGCGGCAAGAGCACCCTGATCCACGACATCCTGCACGCCACGCTGGCCCGCGAATTGAACGGCGCGAAGACCACCCCCGGCCGGTACGACCGCATCGAGGGCATGGAGCATCTGGACAAGGTCATCGAGATCGACCAGAGTCCCATCGGGCGCACGCCGCGCAGCAACCCCGCCACGTACACCGGCGTGTTCACCGAGATCCGCGACCTGTTCACCCGCACCCCCGAGGCGCGGCGGCGCGGCTATCAGGCCGGGCGCTTCTCGTTCAATGTGAAGGGCGGCCGCTGCGAGCACTGCAAGGGCGACGGCGTCATGAAGATCGAGATGAACTTCCTGCCGGACATCTACGTTCCCTGCGAGGTCTGCAAGGGCGCGCGCTACAACCGCGAGACGCTGGAGGTCAAGTACAACGGCAAGACCATCGCCGACGTGCTCGACCTGACCGTCGAGGACGCCCAGAGCTTCTTCGAGGCGATCCCCGCCATCGAACGCAAGATGACCCTGCTGTGCGACGTGGGCCTGGGCTACATGAAGATCGGGCAGCCCAGCACCACCCTCTCCGGCGGCGAGGCGCAGCGCATCAAACTCGCCAGCGAACTGAGCAAACGCGCCACCGGCAAGACCATCTACATCCTCGACGAACCCACGACGGGATTGCACTTCGAGGATGTCCGCAAACTCATGGAAGTGCTGCAACGCCTCGTGGAGGGCGGCAACACCCTCGTGATCATCGAGCACAGCCTGGACGTCATGAAGACCGCCGACCACATCATCGACCTGGGTCCCGAGGGCGGCGTGCGCGGCGGCACGGTCGTCGGCACCGGCACCCCGGAGGAGATGGCCGCGCACCCGACCAGCCACACCGGCGAGTACCTGCGCCGCGTACCCGGCATCACGCCCGCCCAGCCCAGAGCCGACGCGACTCCAGCCGAGCCTGACAGCGCCCCGAAGAAGGCCAAGCGCACCCCGAAGAAGGCCGCCGCCGAGGAGCCGGAACCCGTCGGCGCGGCCCCCACCCGCAAGGGGCGTGCTAAGAAAGAAAGCGCATGACCGCGCCCGACTCCGCCCCCTCCCCCCAGCCCACCCCGCCGGTCACCCCGGCCCCCGCGCCGACCCGCACCCGCCGGGCCCGCCCACGCCTGCCGGAGTTCGAACCGCCGCGCATCACGCCGGGCCGCGCCCTGGCGCACCTGCTGGGCGGCCTGATCACCCTGGCCGCCCTGGCGTACTTCCAGTGGACGCCCGGCGAGTGGCCGGTACGCCTGCTCACCTGGGTGGCCCTGACCATCATCGCCGACGAGTTCGACGGCTGGTACGGCTACGTCGCGCTGCTGCTGGGCGGCCTGGGGTACTTCAGTCCCGTCACGCCGCCCGACCAGTGGACGGTCATCCTGCCCCTCGTGGGCGGCGCGCTGGCGGGCGTCCTGCTCATCAAGCACTCCGGCGGGCTGTTCGTGCTGCCCTTCGCCGCCGCGCTGTACGCGGGCGTGATCATCGGCATGGGTCAGTTCGCGACCAAACTCGACGGCAGCCTCACCCTGCCTGCCAACGAGGAATTCCAGCGGACCGCTCTGGTCGCCCTGATCATCGGCCTGACCGTCAGCGCCGTGCGGCGCATCGTGAGCCTGATCCTGCGCGCCCGCGCCCGCCGCGCGCAGCGGGACGCCGCCCTGACCGCCTGACCCGCACCCCACGTCCGCCGCCCCGAGCCCCGCGCCGGGGCGTTCTCATGTGGAGCAGGGCGCGTGCCCCACGTGACCCGCGTCAGCGCAGGTCTCCGAATTACGGCACCGGAAAAACAGACTTCCGATGCCTCCATTCTTCGTCCTGCTCGGCAAAATTCACTCGCTCCGCTCGGCCATAAAGAACGGCCCTTTATGGCAAATGCTCTACACTGCCCCCAACCATGACTGCCAACAGCAACCCCAACCGCATGTTCCTGGTGATCGGCACGCTGATCGCCGCCGTCCTCATCGGCCTGGCCGTGTTCGCCGTGCAGGGCAAACCCGCCGCCGGAACCGCCGAATTCGACCTGCAGGGCGTCCCCTTCGCCGGGCAGGACAGCGCCCCGGTGGACGTCGTGGTCGTCGAGGACTTCAAGTGCCCCGCCTGCAAGAACTTCGAGGAGACCGTCACCCCCGAACTGAAGACCAGGTACGTGGACACCGGCAAGGCCAAGGTCCACACCATCCTCTGGCCGTTCTTGGCGGAGAAGTTCTCGCTGCCCACCGACGACGGCAAGCTCGCCGCGCAGGCCAGCCTGTGCGTGTACGACCAGGGCGGCAACGACGCCTTCACCACCTTCAAGAGCATCCTGTTCCGCGCGCAGGGCGAAGAGAACGTCGTCTGGGCGACCAAGGCCCGCCTGAAGGACCTCGCCGGGAACCTCGAGAGTCTCGACCAGAGCAAGTTCGCCGAGTGCCTGGACACCGACGCCACCGCCGCCCGCGTGGACGCCATGGAAGCCCAGGCCACCCGCGCCCGCGTGAACAGCACCCCCACCGTCTTCGTGAACGGCAAGCAGGTCACCGGCACCCTGGCCGACATCGGCGCCGCCATCGACGCCGCGAAGTAAGCCCGTGAGTCGCGACAACCGCCTGTACGCCGCGTGGGTCGTGTCCCTGATCGCCACGCTCGGCAGCCTGTACTTCAGCGAGATCCGCCACTTCAACCCCTGCATCCTGTGCTGGTTCCAGCGCATCTTCATGTACCCGCTGGCCGTCATCCTGGGCGTCGCCGCCCTGACCGGCGACCTGCGCGTGCGCCGCTACGCCCTGCCCCTGGCCGGGACCGGCGTACTGATCGCGCTGTACCAGAACCTCGAAACGTGGGGCGTCGTGCCCGTCCTGCGCGCCTGCAGCGCCGACCCCAGCGCGTCGTGCGGCACGCCCTGGCCCGTGTGGGGCATGAACTCCCCCCTGAACACGATCCTCACCATCCCGGTCCTGAGCATGATCGCCTTCACGCTGATCATCGCCCTGCTGAGCTGGCGGCGGAACCGCACGATCTGAGGGAAGTGGGGTGTGGGGAGTAGGTTGTGGGTTGTCGGAAGGACCGGATTGCTCTTTCTGTCGCCCGCACGGATCGGGGCGGAGGAGAGGCCCCATCCACTCCCCACTTCCCACTCCCCCTCCTACACCGGGCGGCCCGCCATCATGAACGAGGCGGTCATGCCGCCGTCCACCGGGATGATCGTGCCGGTCATGAAGGCGGCCTCGTCGCTGCCGAGGAAGTACACCACCTGCGCGACCTCGCGCGGCGTGCCGAGGCGGCGCAGGGCGTGCAGGTCCTCGTAGTCCCGGCGGGTCTGCTCGGGGTCGTCACTCTCGGTGATGCTCTGCAAGACGGCCTCGGTGCTGATCGCACCGGGGGCCACGGCGTTCACGCGCAGCCCGTGTGGCGCGAGGTCCAGTGCCATGGCGCGGGTCAGATTCACGAGGCCGCCCTTGCTGGCGTTGTACGCCGCGTTGCCCTGCTCAGCGAATAGCCCCTGCACGCTCGCGACGTTCACGACCGCCCCGCCGCGCGGCAGCAGGTCCACCAGCGCCCGCGTCAGCAGCAGCGGCGCGGTCAGGTTCACGTTCAGCGTCCGCGCCCAGCCGCGCTCGCTGACGTCCAGCACGCTCCCGTGCGCGCCCTGGAACGCCGCGTTGTTCACGAGAACCTGCACGCCGCCCATCTCGCGCGCCGCGCGCACGATCCGCTCGCGCCCGGCGGCGGTACTCACGTCCGCCTTCACGCGCCGCTGCCCCCGCAGGTTCGGCGGGAGGCTCAGGTCGGCACTCAGGACCCGCCAGCCCCGCTCCGCGTACACCTCGGCAATGGCCCGCCCGATGCCACGCGCCGCGCCCGTCACCACCACCCCACCCGAAACGTCCGTCATGCCCCCAGTGTCACGGACACCCGCGACAGGGGCGCGGAGGCATAAGGCACGCTCAATGGGGGAGTGGGTTGTGGGAAGTAGGGAGTGGGGAGTGGGAAAAGAGGAAGGTCCGCCGACGCAAACGCAGTCGGCGGACCCCTCAGGTGGAGGTGGGCGGGGCGGAGGTCGGCAACCGACCCACAACCCACTCCCTACTCCCGGTTTATTTCCGGCTGGCTTCGATCAGCGCAGGGACGATCTCGTTGATGTCGCCGACGATGCCGTAGTCCGCGACCTTGAAGATGGGGGCCTCGGCGTCCTTGTTGATGGCGATGATGTTCTTGCTCTTGCCCATGCCGCTCAGGTGCTGCACGGCACCGCTGACGCCCAGCGCGATGTACGCCTTGGGCTGCACGGTCTTGCCGGTCTGGCCGACCTGTTCGGCGTAGGGGCGCCACCCGGCGTCCACGACGGCGCGCGTGGCGCCGACGCCTGCGCCGAGGTTGTCCGCGAGCGCCTCGACGTACCGGCTGAAGTTCTCGGGGCTGCCCACGCCACGGCCACCCGTGACGATGACGTCTGCTTCGGTCAGGGCGACGCGGCTGCTCTTCTCGACGCTCTTGCCGGTCACCTCGACGCGGGGGGCGGGCAGGGTGAGTTCGACGTCGTACTGCTCACCGGCCGCGGCGGCGGGGGCGGCGGGCGCGAACGAGCCGGGTTTGACAGTCACGACGACCAGCCCGTCGGCCTCGACGGTCTCGGTCACG
This region of Deinococcus sp. JMULE3 genomic DNA includes:
- a CDS encoding disulfide bond formation protein B, whose translation is MSRDNRLYAAWVVSLIATLGSLYFSEIRHFNPCILCWFQRIFMYPLAVILGVAALTGDLRVRRYALPLAGTGVLIALYQNLETWGVVPVLRACSADPSASCGTPWPVWGMNSPLNTILTIPVLSMIAFTLIIALLSWRRNRTI
- a CDS encoding thioredoxin domain-containing protein gives rise to the protein MTANSNPNRMFLVIGTLIAAVLIGLAVFAVQGKPAAGTAEFDLQGVPFAGQDSAPVDVVVVEDFKCPACKNFEETVTPELKTRYVDTGKAKVHTILWPFLAEKFSLPTDDGKLAAQASLCVYDQGGNDAFTTFKSILFRAQGEENVVWATKARLKDLAGNLESLDQSKFAECLDTDATAARVDAMEAQATRARVNSTPTVFVNGKQVTGTLADIGAAIDAAK
- a CDS encoding electron transfer flavoprotein subunit alpha/FixB family protein, with amino-acid sequence MILIVAEHTAGKLAKATLEMVTAARESGREGPITLLVLGQNVANVATEAAAVADQVLVADLPGLATYNAEVWAAATTQIAQEGEAHTVIIGGSRSGREYAPRVAVKLDAAYLEDATKLSSNGAALQAQRYTYLARVTETVEADGLVVVTVKPGSFAPAAPAAAAGEQYDVELTLPAPRVEVTGKSVEKSSRVALTEADVIVTGGRGVGSPENFSRYVEALADNLGAGVGATRAVVDAGWRPYAEQVGQTGKTVQPKAYIALGVSGAVQHLSGMGKSKNIIAINKDAEAPIFKVADYGIVGDINEIVPALIEASRK
- the uvrA gene encoding excinuclease ABC subunit UvrA, with amino-acid sequence MHARPRTRSQTLQNNLIVKGAKAHNLKDITVELPRDQFVVITGVSGSGKSTLAFDTIYAEGQRRYVESLSAYARQFLGLMEKPDVESITGLSPAISIDQKTTSHNPRSTVGTVTEIHDYLRLLYARVGTPYCPVCGRKIEKQSPSEITDRLLAGFPDKRAILLAPVVRGRKGEYRKLFADLRREGFARVRVDGTLYELEEAEKLKLEKFEKHDVDVVIDRVTLRESDRSRIAESVELGLRRGESLLRVLMPDAGKNSAGEDDGSAHEELYSEKFACPEHGSVLEELEPRSFSFNSPYGACGDCAGLGSKQEFSADQIIDDKLSIAEGAILPWSKKGTGGGIYYWDKLQALAEHLDFSVKTPWRDLPRKAQDAILRGPGAPFEVVYRRAGKETMRFMTEFEGVIPNLERRYADTESDFMREKLEELMELQPCPTCGGTRYKPEILAVRVGGLNISQASGMSVLAADTFFQELQGGALDHAAIEPFLKGHTGGSAKAHGPRHYEYVLNDFGSAVAAPILKAIRTRLKFLVDVGLDYLSLDRTANTLSGGEAQRIRLATQVGSGLTGVLYVLDEPSIGLHPKDNHRLIGTLKHLRDLGNTLIVVEHDEDTMMDADYLVDMGPGAGVHGGQVVAVGTPEQVKKDKNSLTGKYLRGELKIEVPTHRRRGNGKGLKVIGAREHNLQNVSIEIPLGTMTVVTGPSGSGKSTLIHDILHATLARELNGAKTTPGRYDRIEGMEHLDKVIEIDQSPIGRTPRSNPATYTGVFTEIRDLFTRTPEARRRGYQAGRFSFNVKGGRCEHCKGDGVMKIEMNFLPDIYVPCEVCKGARYNRETLEVKYNGKTIADVLDLTVEDAQSFFEAIPAIERKMTLLCDVGLGYMKIGQPSTTLSGGEAQRIKLASELSKRATGKTIYILDEPTTGLHFEDVRKLMEVLQRLVEGGNTLVIIEHSLDVMKTADHIIDLGPEGGVRGGTVVGTGTPEEMAAHPTSHTGEYLRRVPGITPAQPRADATPAEPDSAPKKAKRTPKKAAAEEPEPVGAAPTRKGRAKKESA
- a CDS encoding SDR family NAD(P)-dependent oxidoreductase, producing the protein MTDVSGGVVVTGAARGIGRAIAEVYAERGWRVLSADLSLPPNLRGQRRVKADVSTAAGRERIVRAAREMGGVQVLVNNAAFQGAHGSVLDVSERGWARTLNVNLTAPLLLTRALVDLLPRGGAVVNVASVQGLFAEQGNAAYNASKGGLVNLTRAMALDLAPHGLRVNAVAPGAISTEAVLQSITESDDPEQTRRDYEDLHALRRLGTPREVAQVVYFLGSDEAAFMTGTIIPVDGGMTASFMMAGRPV